The following are encoded together in the Oceanobacillus zhaokaii genome:
- a CDS encoding MBL fold metallo-hydrolase, producing the protein MRLFLSMILSVLLVACGQGAEQETLQDNPLHEAEKHTEIATESENEKTTDEADSSAVADSSSSKQTSEEPSSNTNLNELKVHYIDAGQANAALLQYSDQQNSYTILYDTGDWNRNDVVNYLADQNISSIDLIIVSHPDADHIGQLGEIVRTYDTGEVWLSGNESSSETFQNALEAVIASDADYHEPRTGESFDIGPLQLDILYPSSISGNTNEESISILFTYGNTKFLFTGDAGTSEELEMIGTGIDIQADILQLGHHGSNTSTDPAFLKAVSPSVAIYSAGLDNSYGHPSPGVVSSVQNAGIELYGTDVNGTIIVTTDGEDYSIETNKDGTVSPPSRASANATNENEEAATSEENVNSSSCININQASIEEVQEIIHIGPERAQDLIDLRPYDSVDGLTHIKGIDPARIADIKNEGIACVGG; encoded by the coding sequence ATGAGATTATTTCTTTCTATGATTCTCTCTGTTCTATTAGTTGCTTGTGGACAAGGGGCAGAACAGGAAACATTACAAGATAATCCTCTTCATGAAGCTGAGAAGCATACAGAGATAGCTACTGAGAGCGAAAATGAGAAAACAACTGATGAAGCAGATAGTTCAGCTGTGGCAGACTCTTCATCATCGAAACAGACAAGTGAAGAGCCTAGCAGTAATACAAATCTAAACGAGCTAAAAGTGCATTACATTGATGCTGGACAAGCAAATGCTGCGTTACTTCAGTATTCAGATCAACAAAATTCATACACAATACTTTATGATACTGGGGATTGGAATCGAAATGATGTTGTAAACTATTTAGCTGACCAAAACATTTCATCTATCGACTTAATTATCGTGAGTCATCCAGACGCAGATCATATCGGCCAATTAGGAGAAATCGTAAGAACTTACGATACAGGGGAAGTATGGCTTTCAGGAAATGAAAGTTCTTCCGAAACCTTTCAAAATGCACTTGAGGCAGTAATTGCAAGTGATGCAGACTACCATGAACCAAGAACTGGAGAATCATTTGACATCGGCCCGCTTCAGCTGGATATCCTTTATCCATCGTCGATTTCTGGCAATACGAATGAGGAATCCATTTCCATTCTGTTTACATATGGTAATACGAAATTTCTCTTTACTGGTGATGCTGGCACAAGTGAAGAATTGGAAATGATTGGTACTGGTATTGATATCCAAGCAGATATTTTACAGCTTGGTCATCATGGGTCGAACACGTCCACTGACCCGGCATTTCTCAAGGCTGTCAGTCCATCTGTCGCCATTTATAGCGCGGGATTAGACAATAGCTATGGCCACCCGAGTCCAGGGGTTGTATCATCCGTGCAAAATGCTGGAATTGAACTATACGGTACAGATGTAAATGGCACGATTATCGTTACGACCGATGGGGAAGATTATAGTATTGAAACGAATAAGGATGGGACTGTAAGCCCGCCGAGTAGGGCTTCTGCAAATGCAACTAATGAGAATGAAGAAGCTGCGACAAGCGAAGAAAATGTTAATTCATCTTCATGTATCAATATTAATCAAGCATCGATTGAGGAAGTACAGGAAATAATTCATATTGGACCTGAAAGAGCACAGGATTTAATCGATCTAAGACCGTATGATTCTGTGGACGGGCTCACCCATATCAAAGGAATTGACCCTGCAAGAATTGCTGATATAAAAAATGAAGGAATTGCATGTGTAGGAGGGTAA
- a CDS encoding DUF3006 domain-containing protein, whose product MKGILDRFEGDKAIILIEEISDEFIIPKAELPSGSKQQTVFHLEKSNDSYKILAIDESAANAAAQKSAILMDKLRAKSSGSKFNRK is encoded by the coding sequence ATGAAGGGTATTCTGGATCGCTTCGAGGGTGATAAAGCTATCATCCTTATTGAAGAAATAAGTGATGAATTCATTATCCCAAAAGCAGAATTGCCATCTGGAAGTAAACAGCAGACAGTATTCCATTTAGAAAAGTCGAATGACAGCTATAAAATACTAGCCATCGACGAGTCGGCAGCAAACGCCGCAGCTCAAAAATCAGCTATCTTGATGGATAAACTACGAGCAAAAAGCAGCGGCAGTAAATTTAATAGAAAATGA
- a CDS encoding C39 family peptidase produces MKLIIRNTILFFLLFLGIFIAGTQGDKVYAMIADFLEQDSGVLTVVSVDAQRGYPIKNSKFQIIDAEKNEVIEVIETSIDGVATTSLLPLSRNYYVQQTNVLEPYQLNTDQHELMLSSENNRITIENNVPGFIKDYKRTEEKDIEVTSVQLPVESILQTPELPNGCEVTALAAVLDYYGYETNKLELADKYMPKIAFTRSNNKLVGADPHQAYAGNPRSEQQGFFSYAEPIVHTAERYFAVNNDESHTVKNINGSSEQDIYQLLSEGIPVIMWTTVDMKEPRVNYSWYIKGTTEKINVPTNSHTVVLTGFKDDNVFAMDPLKGHVTYQAEHLFNIFEQAGGHAMIVY; encoded by the coding sequence GTGAAACTGATTATCCGCAATACCATTCTCTTTTTCCTGCTTTTCCTAGGGATTTTTATTGCAGGTACACAGGGAGATAAGGTTTACGCGATGATTGCAGACTTTTTAGAGCAGGACAGCGGGGTATTGACCGTTGTTAGTGTTGATGCTCAACGGGGCTATCCAATCAAAAACAGTAAATTTCAGATCATAGATGCAGAGAAGAATGAAGTAATAGAGGTAATCGAGACATCGATTGATGGTGTCGCTACGACCAGTTTATTGCCTCTCTCCCGAAACTACTATGTGCAGCAAACAAATGTATTAGAGCCATATCAATTGAATACGGATCAGCATGAGTTAATGTTAAGCAGCGAGAATAATCGAATTACGATTGAAAATAATGTCCCAGGCTTTATAAAGGACTATAAACGAACAGAGGAGAAAGATATTGAGGTTACATCGGTTCAACTTCCTGTAGAATCAATTTTACAAACTCCAGAACTTCCAAATGGTTGTGAAGTAACAGCACTTGCAGCAGTTCTCGACTATTATGGATATGAAACAAATAAATTGGAATTAGCAGATAAATATATGCCTAAGATTGCATTTACCCGGTCAAATAATAAACTCGTCGGTGCGGACCCGCATCAGGCCTATGCAGGTAATCCAAGAAGCGAACAGCAAGGATTCTTTAGCTATGCAGAACCAATTGTTCATACAGCAGAGCGTTATTTCGCTGTGAATAATGATGAGAGTCATACAGTCAAAAATATTAACGGAAGTTCTGAACAAGACATCTATCAGTTACTTTCTGAAGGTATCCCGGTGATAATGTGGACAACGGTTGATATGAAAGAGCCCCGAGTTAATTATTCCTGGTATATTAAAGGGACAACCGAAAAGATTAATGTTCCAACAAATTCGCATACCGTTGTGTTAACTGGATTTAAAGATGATAACGTGTTTGCAATGGACCCTTTGAAAGGACATGTCACATATCAAGCAGAGCATTTGTTTAATATTTTTGAGCAGGCTGGTGGACATGCGATGATCGTGTATTGA
- the asnB gene encoding asparagine synthase (glutamine-hydrolyzing) gives MCGIVGFTNSKLKIDNDKVIANMMNTIGHRGPDSDGHFSDDKVTLGFRRLQIIDLTTDASQPMYNEDDSIALIFNGEIYNYHALMDDLIAKGHTFKSQSDTEVIIHGYEEYGVDILQKLRGMFAFAIWDKKADHLFIARDFFGIKPLYYTENTTDNSFIFGSEIKTFLKHPSFNKELNKDSLKPYLTFQYSALDETFFKGVYKLRPGHYMIYKNGKMEINSYWDINFDAEENTLEYYVDKIKETMEESVSYHRISDVKVGSFLSGGVDSSYITALLKPDKTFSVGFKDYEGVFNETNLAEDLSKQLGIENHKKIIDADEFFDVIPTIQYHMDEPQSNLSSVPLYFLAELASKHATVLLSGEGADEIFGGYAWYDKTNSEKKYEKIPFFIRRLFSNISKGLPENRITNFLVKGGLKVEEQFIGEAKVYKEEDALKVLQNSYKQGPSPIEVVRESYLKVKGKDDVTKKQYIDMKHWLPGDILLKADKMSSAHSIELRVPFLDKEVMEMAAKIPAHLKVNDKDTKYVLRKAANEVLPDAWANRPKVGFPVPFRDWIKQEKYYKQVKAVFEAEYAKEFFHTEAIVGYLDEHYTGKANRARYVWTVYVFLIWYKRFFIDEDVNVTL, from the coding sequence ATGTGTGGTATTGTTGGATTTACTAATAGCAAGCTAAAGATAGATAATGATAAAGTCATAGCGAATATGATGAACACAATAGGGCATCGTGGCCCCGATAGTGATGGGCATTTTTCAGACGATAAAGTGACACTTGGTTTTAGACGTCTGCAAATTATAGATTTAACAACAGATGCAAGCCAGCCAATGTACAATGAAGACGACTCAATTGCACTTATATTTAACGGGGAAATTTACAATTATCATGCATTAATGGATGATTTAATTGCAAAAGGACATACCTTCAAAAGCCAAAGTGATACAGAAGTGATTATCCATGGTTATGAAGAGTATGGGGTTGATATTTTACAAAAGCTAAGAGGGATGTTCGCTTTTGCGATTTGGGATAAAAAAGCAGATCACCTCTTTATTGCTCGTGATTTCTTTGGTATTAAGCCACTTTATTATACAGAGAATACAACGGATAATTCATTTATTTTTGGTTCGGAAATAAAGACCTTTTTGAAGCATCCTTCGTTTAATAAGGAATTGAATAAGGATTCACTTAAGCCATATTTAACTTTCCAATATTCTGCACTTGATGAGACGTTTTTCAAAGGGGTTTATAAATTAAGACCTGGCCATTATATGATTTATAAAAATGGGAAAATGGAGATTAACTCTTATTGGGATATTAACTTTGATGCAGAAGAAAATACCCTTGAGTATTATGTTGATAAAATCAAAGAAACGATGGAGGAATCCGTTAGTTATCATCGAATCAGTGATGTGAAGGTTGGCTCATTTTTATCCGGTGGTGTCGATTCAAGTTATATCACTGCATTATTAAAGCCTGATAAGACGTTCTCTGTTGGGTTTAAGGATTATGAAGGTGTGTTCAATGAAACGAATTTAGCGGAAGATCTGTCAAAACAACTTGGCATTGAAAACCACAAGAAAATTATTGATGCAGATGAATTTTTTGATGTGATTCCAACGATTCAATATCATATGGACGAGCCACAATCAAATCTGTCTTCCGTACCGCTTTATTTCTTAGCGGAGTTAGCTAGTAAGCATGCAACCGTGCTTTTATCTGGAGAAGGTGCGGATGAAATATTCGGTGGTTATGCTTGGTATGATAAGACCAACTCAGAGAAGAAGTATGAAAAAATCCCATTCTTCATTCGTCGTCTATTCTCAAACATCAGTAAAGGTTTGCCTGAGAATCGAATCACGAACTTCTTAGTAAAAGGCGGTCTAAAGGTTGAAGAACAATTTATTGGTGAGGCAAAAGTATACAAAGAAGAAGATGCATTAAAAGTTTTACAAAATAGTTATAAACAAGGCCCATCACCAATTGAAGTCGTTCGTGAGTCTTATCTGAAAGTTAAAGGGAAAGACGATGTAACGAAGAAACAATATATCGATATGAAGCACTGGTTGCCGGGAGATATACTACTAAAAGCAGATAAGATGAGCTCGGCGCATTCGATCGAGCTACGTGTGCCATTTTTGGATAAAGAAGTAATGGAAATGGCTGCGAAAATTCCTGCACATCTAAAGGTAAATGACAAAGATACAAAATATGTGCTGCGAAAAGCTGCAAATGAAGTATTGCCAGACGCTTGGGCTAATCGACCAAAAGTCGGCTTCCCTGTTCCATTTAGAGACTGGATCAAACAAGAGAAATATTACAAGCAAGTGAAAGCTGTTTTTGAAGCAGAATATGCGAAAGAATTCTTCCATACAGAAGCAATTGTTGGGTATCTTGATGAACATTATACTGGGAAGGCAAACCGGGCGCGATATGTTTGGACTGTATATGTTTTCTTAATTTGGTATAAGCGATTTTTCATCGATGAAGATGTTAATGTCACATTGTAA
- a CDS encoding S8 family serine peptidase, whose amino-acid sequence MQKNRRLTNQVFGIFLSFLMIFSMLSPGLASAQSNERAYSSVKDSEEVAEEKVSASLSKAFDAKDSVTFLIKFKEKSDSIQVAKDAKAKAEKTKLSSYKQEYAQRSAVISELKATAQQSQGNVKQYLEQEVEKGNAKDVESFHIVNGMAVTATKEVAEKLATFPEVEKIIPNEQIQLNTKVEKGEAIPQSTIEDVEWNVERVGAPDVWERGIDGSGVVVAVIDSGVDWNHPALKEKYRGYNPNTKQVEHTYSWFDAYAGKTTPYDDNSHGTHVAGTIVGGEPNGENQIGVAPGAQWIGVKILGADGKGWSTDILRGAQWTLAPGGDPDKAPDIVNNSWGGGPGINEWFREMVINWRAAGIFPEFSAGNDGSGAGTIGVPGNYPESFATGATDFYDDLAVFSSRGPSPYPGEVKPDISAPGQNIRSAMPGGGYGGKSGTSMAGPAVSGVIALLLSADSSLTVDEVEQTLIETAIPLTNWQYSQTPNNGFGYGLVDAKAAVASVIGEEGKIEGQVTTKEGSPISAEVSVLETGRSVMTNPDTGSYTLPHNSGTYTVLAEAYGFNAQEKSVAIGETGTVKADFTLVENPKATLSGKVTDQRTGEAIEGATLIFLEDANIAPIVSDRNGNYSLTAYVGSYTLKVMAEGYHGQEIAVTLTKDLSQNITLKPFYTIPSGEIYYDDGTAEDASAYYYPDNGWAVKMSLPEGRDSGIVTDGVFKFYNSNWPFPGGTAFQVEVWDASGPNGMPGEKLAGPIEAEAIRDLNKWTVVNLRDYNIQVEGDFYMVYIQSNVDYLSPGLAFDGTSQFSGRNYSYHSGEFESSPAEDGNIMIRARVAHEVDAPVITSPQAGLLTNKSAVNVEGTASPKTSVQLLNNGELVETIKVSDNGTFAISTELTEGGNELIAVSTINGEEGIESTPVNVTLDSQAPTLTIDSPKNGIETSQGTVTVEGTVADKHLDFVEVNGAKATITKNKYNKQIELKSGKNEIKVIAADKLGNKQSETISVISDQTAPTIGKLEPSKNQTVFPGDKVEVSFESNKKGGKASFEVKLPKDAPKITMEEVTPGNYKGTWTVPAKLNLDNVSIQVNITDKAGNITAQETAGKLNIVSEKMDRISGYSRYDTAIEISKKGWSRANTVILSRGDNFADALAGVPLAHKLDAPILMTPGNKLWDNTMKEINRLGAKNVVILGGEVAVSKAVSDKLEKSGLKVRRISGHSRYDTAAVIAAEVAPKGTGKVVVANGTDFPDALSVASHAAKEGLPILLTQSNKLPDATKNKIKQLGAKQTIVVGGEIAVSKKVEAQLPKTTRLSGRSRYDTNIAISEHFGVASKHLYVATGKNYADALTGAVLAAKNDSTILLVHNAVPGSTASYITKQGTSQISIFGGEIAISKDVASKLEKLIK is encoded by the coding sequence TTGCAGAAAAATAGACGATTGACAAACCAGGTTTTTGGAATTTTCCTATCGTTTCTTATGATTTTTTCAATGCTTTCACCTGGACTTGCAAGTGCGCAGTCGAATGAGAGAGCTTATTCTTCAGTGAAAGATTCGGAAGAAGTAGCAGAGGAAAAGGTAAGTGCTAGTCTATCGAAAGCATTTGATGCTAAAGATAGTGTAACTTTTTTAATAAAGTTTAAAGAGAAATCGGATTCCATACAGGTTGCAAAAGATGCAAAAGCAAAGGCAGAAAAAACAAAACTTTCTAGTTATAAGCAAGAGTATGCACAGCGCTCTGCTGTTATATCAGAGTTAAAAGCAACTGCACAGCAATCACAAGGGAATGTGAAGCAATATCTTGAGCAAGAGGTTGAAAAAGGAAATGCAAAAGACGTCGAATCATTTCATATTGTAAATGGAATGGCTGTTACAGCTACGAAAGAGGTAGCAGAAAAACTAGCGACTTTTCCTGAAGTAGAAAAGATTATACCAAATGAACAGATTCAGCTAAATACTAAGGTTGAGAAAGGAGAAGCTATACCTCAATCAACGATTGAAGATGTGGAGTGGAATGTTGAGCGCGTTGGTGCACCCGATGTTTGGGAAAGGGGCATTGATGGTTCAGGTGTTGTGGTAGCGGTTATCGATTCTGGTGTCGATTGGAATCATCCAGCATTAAAAGAAAAATATCGTGGTTACAATCCAAATACAAAACAAGTTGAACATACATATAGCTGGTTTGATGCATATGCTGGAAAGACCACGCCATATGACGATAATAGTCATGGAACACACGTGGCAGGGACAATCGTTGGTGGTGAGCCGAATGGGGAAAATCAAATTGGTGTTGCCCCCGGCGCCCAGTGGATTGGCGTAAAGATTTTAGGTGCTGATGGTAAGGGATGGAGCACAGATATATTACGAGGAGCTCAGTGGACATTAGCTCCAGGCGGAGATCCGGACAAGGCTCCAGATATAGTTAATAATTCATGGGGTGGCGGACCAGGAATTAATGAATGGTTCCGTGAAATGGTCATTAACTGGAGAGCAGCAGGTATATTCCCAGAATTCTCAGCTGGAAATGACGGAAGCGGGGCTGGAACAATTGGCGTACCTGGTAATTATCCAGAATCATTTGCAACAGGTGCAACCGATTTTTATGATGATTTAGCTGTCTTTTCATCAAGAGGACCTTCTCCGTACCCTGGTGAGGTGAAGCCAGATATTTCTGCTCCTGGTCAGAATATTAGATCCGCGATGCCTGGTGGGGGATATGGAGGAAAGAGTGGAACTTCAATGGCTGGACCAGCAGTATCTGGTGTCATCGCACTTCTTTTATCTGCAGATTCGAGCTTAACCGTTGATGAAGTAGAGCAGACACTTATCGAGACAGCCATTCCATTAACCAATTGGCAATATAGTCAAACTCCTAATAATGGTTTCGGATATGGATTAGTTGATGCAAAAGCAGCAGTAGCATCGGTAATAGGTGAAGAAGGGAAAATTGAAGGACAAGTCACCACAAAAGAAGGTTCGCCAATAAGTGCAGAAGTAAGTGTGCTTGAAACGGGACGTTCTGTCATGACCAACCCAGATACAGGAAGCTACACATTGCCACATAATTCTGGGACTTATACGGTACTAGCTGAAGCATATGGATTCAATGCACAAGAAAAATCCGTAGCAATTGGTGAGACAGGAACTGTGAAAGCTGATTTTACTTTGGTAGAAAATCCGAAAGCAACGTTATCTGGAAAGGTAACGGATCAGCGGACAGGTGAAGCTATCGAGGGAGCAACTCTAATATTTTTAGAGGATGCGAATATTGCACCAATAGTATCGGACAGAAATGGTAATTATTCACTCACAGCTTATGTAGGATCGTATACATTAAAAGTGATGGCTGAAGGTTATCATGGACAAGAAATAGCAGTAACACTTACTAAAGATTTGAGCCAAAATATTACATTGAAGCCGTTCTACACCATTCCAAGTGGAGAAATTTATTATGATGACGGAACAGCAGAAGATGCATCTGCATATTATTACCCTGATAATGGTTGGGCAGTAAAAATGTCCCTGCCTGAGGGAAGAGATTCGGGAATTGTTACAGATGGGGTATTTAAATTCTATAATAGTAATTGGCCATTCCCAGGGGGCACAGCTTTTCAAGTAGAAGTTTGGGATGCTTCTGGTCCAAATGGGATGCCTGGAGAAAAACTTGCTGGTCCGATAGAAGCGGAAGCAATTAGAGATTTGAACAAATGGACAGTTGTTAATTTACGAGATTATAATATTCAAGTCGAAGGCGACTTTTATATGGTTTATATACAATCAAACGTAGATTACCTTTCACCTGGACTGGCATTTGATGGAACTAGCCAATTTAGCGGACGGAATTATTCGTATCATTCAGGTGAATTTGAATCATCACCTGCAGAAGATGGAAACATTATGATTCGTGCTCGTGTCGCACATGAAGTTGACGCACCAGTCATAACATCACCTCAAGCAGGACTTTTAACGAATAAATCGGCAGTAAATGTTGAGGGTACAGCATCACCTAAAACATCAGTCCAATTATTAAATAATGGTGAGCTGGTTGAAACCATTAAAGTTAGCGACAATGGCACCTTTGCTATTTCAACAGAATTAACAGAAGGTGGAAATGAATTAATTGCGGTGTCAACGATAAATGGTGAAGAAGGTATTGAATCGACCCCAGTTAACGTAACGCTTGATTCACAGGCACCAACATTAACAATCGACAGTCCCAAAAATGGAATTGAAACGAGTCAAGGAACAGTTACAGTAGAGGGGACAGTTGCCGATAAACATTTAGATTTTGTAGAAGTAAACGGAGCAAAGGCAACTATAACAAAGAACAAGTATAATAAACAGATTGAACTTAAGTCTGGAAAAAATGAAATCAAGGTTATAGCAGCAGATAAATTAGGGAACAAGCAATCCGAAACGATTAGCGTAATTTCGGATCAGACTGCTCCTACTATTGGAAAATTAGAACCATCGAAGAATCAAACTGTTTTCCCAGGAGATAAAGTCGAAGTCTCGTTTGAGAGTAATAAAAAAGGTGGAAAAGCAAGCTTTGAAGTGAAGCTTCCGAAAGATGCACCTAAAATTACGATGGAAGAAGTGACACCTGGTAATTATAAAGGTACTTGGACAGTTCCAGCGAAACTTAATTTGGATAATGTTAGTATCCAAGTGAACATAACCGATAAAGCTGGAAATATTACTGCGCAGGAAACAGCTGGGAAATTAAATATTGTCTCAGAAAAAATGGATCGTATTTCAGGTTATTCACGGTACGATACAGCAATCGAAATCAGTAAAAAAGGTTGGAGCAGAGCGAACACGGTTATCCTATCGCGTGGGGATAATTTTGCAGATGCATTGGCAGGCGTGCCGCTAGCGCATAAATTAGATGCACCAATCCTAATGACGCCTGGTAATAAACTATGGGATAATACAATGAAAGAAATTAATCGACTCGGTGCAAAAAATGTCGTGATACTAGGTGGAGAAGTAGCTGTAAGTAAAGCTGTTTCAGACAAACTTGAAAAATCCGGACTTAAAGTACGACGTATTTCTGGACATTCCAGATATGATACAGCCGCAGTAATCGCTGCTGAAGTTGCACCTAAGGGCACTGGAAAAGTTGTAGTAGCAAATGGAACGGACTTCCCAGATGCATTATCTGTTGCCTCACATGCTGCAAAGGAAGGTTTACCAATTCTATTAACACAATCTAATAAACTTCCAGATGCAACAAAGAACAAAATTAAACAGCTTGGTGCGAAGCAAACAATTGTAGTTGGTGGAGAAATTGCTGTTTCGAAAAAGGTTGAAGCACAACTTCCGAAAACGACTCGATTAAGTGGTCGTAGCCGCTATGACACAAATATTGCGATCTCTGAACATTTCGGAGTAGCAAGCAAGCATTTGTATGTAGCAACAGGGAAAAACTATGCAGATGCCCTAACTGGCGCTGTACTTGCAGCGAAGAATGATAGTACAATTCTTCTCGTACACAATGCAGTACCTGGTTCAACTGCGAGCTATATTACAAAACAAGGCACAAGCCAAATTTCCATCTTTGGTGGAGAGATTGCCATAAGCAAGGATGTAGCAAGCAAGCTGGAAAAGCTAATTAAATAA
- a CDS encoding uracil/xanthine transporter — protein MKELMKANNWLSGIQWLFFIFTNIVVIPITVGEAFELPQESIVSLLQLSFIVTGIACMLQALVGHGRAVMEGQSGLWWGVILTLVTTASAQGMPLDVLGGSISVGVIISGIITVIIGLSGLGTYLAKLFNSAVMGVFMFLLGAQLVGIFMKGMLGIPFGNAAESGSIQLPIALLSIIIVTIVIFINIKAKLSIRRYSLLIGIIAGWILYIILFDSETSAAGIAGLQVSVTLFPFGNPKVDIGIIITIVLTGLLNIANTFGALKGTNNIYRNETTNIQYRASFTITGAVSAISGFLGLVPYSPYVSSIGFLKQTGDIRRLPFVLGGFLFVLMGLIPPVGGFFSTLPLSVGSAVLFVSYVLLFHSSLDFFKQVKFNTVNVYRSAVPLFVGIIIMTMPASYFTTLPSIIRPLVSNGLLMGILLAIVLESIVDWDRYGE, from the coding sequence TTGAAGGAATTAATGAAGGCAAATAATTGGTTATCAGGTATACAATGGTTATTCTTTATTTTTACAAATATTGTCGTCATCCCGATTACAGTAGGTGAAGCATTTGAGCTACCACAGGAAAGCATTGTTTCACTATTACAGCTATCGTTTATCGTTACTGGAATTGCATGTATGCTTCAAGCACTAGTCGGGCACGGCCGAGCAGTAATGGAGGGGCAGTCTGGACTCTGGTGGGGCGTTATTCTGACACTAGTAACGACGGCATCTGCACAGGGGATGCCACTAGACGTGTTAGGTGGAAGCATTAGTGTCGGGGTTATCATTTCAGGAATAATTACTGTGATTATCGGGCTATCAGGTCTTGGAACATATCTTGCTAAGCTATTTAATTCTGCGGTAATGGGTGTATTCATGTTTTTACTAGGGGCACAGCTCGTGGGGATTTTTATGAAAGGGATGCTTGGAATTCCATTTGGTAATGCAGCGGAATCGGGAAGTATTCAGCTGCCTATAGCCTTACTTTCGATAATAATTGTCACTATTGTCATTTTTATAAATATCAAAGCAAAACTTAGTATTCGGCGATATAGTTTATTAATTGGTATTATCGCTGGTTGGATATTGTACATAATATTATTCGATTCGGAAACATCTGCAGCGGGGATCGCTGGATTGCAAGTAAGTGTGACACTATTCCCATTTGGAAATCCGAAAGTGGACATTGGGATTATCATCACGATTGTTCTAACTGGATTATTAAATATTGCCAATACATTCGGGGCGCTTAAAGGGACAAACAATATATATAGAAATGAGACGACAAACATACAGTATCGGGCATCATTTACAATAACAGGTGCTGTTTCCGCAATTTCCGGTTTTCTTGGACTTGTCCCATACTCTCCATATGTTTCTTCAATCGGATTCCTTAAGCAAACAGGTGATATTAGAAGACTCCCGTTTGTACTTGGTGGATTTCTCTTCGTATTGATGGGACTAATCCCCCCAGTTGGTGGGTTTTTCTCAACTTTACCACTTAGTGTGGGGAGTGCGGTACTATTCGTATCTTATGTTTTATTATTCCATTCCTCGTTGGATTTCTTTAAGCAGGTCAAGTTTAACACAGTGAATGTATACCGTTCAGCGGTTCCACTATTTGTTGGGATTATTATCATGACAATGCCTGCGAGTTATTTTACAACGCTGCCGAGCATCATTCGGCCTTTGGTCAGCAATGGACTACTGATGGGTATTTTGTTAGCGATTGTTTTGGAGAGTATTGTGGACTGGGATCGGTATGGGGAGTAA
- a CDS encoding HAD family hydrolase, whose amino-acid sequence MNLIAIDLDGTLLAEDGSITEENTKAVRDVQQAGNIVIISSGRSLHDTKQILLDAELECPIITGNGAIVFHNEEILQNLYLEPELIKELIEIVEENGLYFEIYTNQGVYVEEAGRNILEQEVQQLQNGDADFAAVVANKIIDIQFKQNGLTYVLNYHDVDYEPLEVYKIFVLSFNQQGLSKLKDRLTSRKDISLTTSGVQKLEIGNLDASKGNALTFIANYFDVDLEDTVAIGDNLNDLSMFEVAGMSIAMGNAEEIVKKQATHVTKSCEEDGVAYGLREFVLKK is encoded by the coding sequence ATGAATCTAATTGCAATCGATTTAGACGGAACGTTGCTGGCAGAGGATGGTTCGATTACTGAAGAAAACACAAAGGCAGTTCGTGACGTACAGCAAGCTGGAAATATCGTAATTATTTCTTCGGGACGTTCGCTTCATGACACGAAGCAAATTCTTCTTGATGCAGAATTGGAATGTCCAATTATTACAGGCAACGGGGCAATTGTATTTCATAATGAAGAAATACTGCAAAACCTTTATTTAGAACCGGAGCTTATTAAGGAATTAATAGAAATCGTTGAAGAAAATGGGTTATATTTCGAAATTTATACGAACCAAGGGGTATATGTGGAGGAGGCAGGAAGGAATATTCTTGAGCAGGAAGTACAACAACTTCAGAACGGAGATGCTGATTTTGCAGCTGTAGTTGCGAATAAAATTATCGACATTCAATTTAAACAAAATGGACTTACCTATGTGCTGAATTATCATGATGTCGATTATGAGCCATTAGAGGTATATAAAATTTTCGTCCTATCATTTAATCAGCAAGGCCTCTCAAAACTGAAAGATCGTTTAACAAGTCGGAAGGATATCTCGCTAACAACTTCTGGGGTTCAGAAGTTAGAAATCGGCAATCTAGACGCAAGTAAAGGGAATGCATTGACATTTATCGCCAACTACTTTGATGTAGATTTAGAAGATACAGTGGCAATCGGTGATAATCTAAATGATTTATCGATGTTCGAGGTTGCTGGAATGAGCATTGCTATGGGAAATGCGGAAGAAATCGTGAAGAAGCAAGCGACACATGTTACAAAAAGTTGTGAGGAAGATGGGGTCGCATATGGGCTTCGAGAGTTTGTACTGAAGAAATAG